From the Dama dama isolate Ldn47 chromosome 24, ASM3311817v1, whole genome shotgun sequence genome, one window contains:
- the CDC25A gene encoding M-phase inducer phosphatase 1 isoform X2 — translation MELGPEPPHRRRLLFACSPPPAPQPVVKALFGTPAAGGLSPVTNLTVTMDQLQGLGSEYEQPMEVKNSSLQRMGSSESTDSGFSLDSPGPLDSKENLENPTRRINSLPKLLGCSPALKRSHSDSLDHDVFQLIDQDENKENEVFEFKKPIRPASRGCLHLHGLEEGKDLFTQRQNSAPARMLSSNERDGSEPGNSIPFMPQSPVTPTLSDEDDGFMDLLDGDNLKNDEETPSCMASLWTAPLVMRRTTNLGNRCKLFDSPSASCSSTIRSVLKRPDRSLEESPGGNRKRRKSVAGASPEEAASPEKPQEILHHQSLSLASSPKGTIENILDNDPRDLIGDFSKGYLFHTVAGKHQDLKYISPEIIASVLNGKFANLIKEFVIIDCRYPYEYEGGHIKGAVNLHMEEEVEEFLLKKPIVPTDGKRVIVVFHCEFSSERGPRMCRYVRERDRLGNEYPKLHYPELYVLKGGYKEFFLKCQSHCEPPSYRPMHHEDFKEDLKKFRTKSRTWAGEKSKREMYSRLKKL, via the exons ATGGAACTGGGCCCGGAGCCCCCGCACCGCCGCCGCCTGCTCTTCGCCTGCAGCCCCCCGCCCGCACCGCAGCCTGTCGTGAAGGCGCTGTTCGGCACGCCAGCCGCCGGGGGCCTGTCGCCTGTCACCAACCTGACGGTCACCATGGACCAGCTGCAGGGACTGGGCAG TGAGTATGAACAACCCATGGAGGTGAAAAACAGCAGTCTGCAGAGAATGGGCTCCTCCGAATCAACTGATTCAG gcttctctctggATTCTCCTGGGCCCTTGGATAGTAAAGAAAA CCTTGAAAATCCCACGAGGAGAATAAATTCCCTACCT AAGCTCTTGGGGTGTAGCCCAGCTCTGAAGAGGAGCCATTCTGATTCTCTTGACCATGATGTCTTTCAGCTGATTGACCAGGATGAGAACAAGGAAAAT GAAGTCTTTGAGTTTAAGAAGCCAATAAGACCTGCGTCTCGAGGCTGCCTACACCTTCACGGACTGGAGGAGGGTAAAGATCTCTTCACACAGAGGCAGAACTCCGCCCCAGCTCGGATG CTTTCCTCAAATGAAAGAGATGGCAGCGAACCAGGGAATTCCATTCCTTTTATGCCCCAGTCACCTGTGACTCCCACTTTGTCTGATGAGGATGATGGCTTCATGGATCTTCTTGATGGAGACAATTTGAAG aaTGATGAAGAGACACCGTCCTGCATGGCCAGCCTCTGGACAGCTCCCCTTGTCATGAGAAGAACTACAAACCTG ggcAATCGCTGCAAGCTGTTTGACTCCCCTTCAGCGTCGTGTAGCTCTACCATCCGGTCAGTGTTGAAAAGGCCAGACCGATCACTAGAGGAGTCCCCAGGTGGAAACAGGAAGCGGAGGAAAAGCGTGGCTGGGGCCAGTCCGGAAGAGGCAGCTAGtccagagaagccccaggag ATTCTACATCATCAGTCTTTATCCCTAGCATCTTCCCCAAAAGGGACCATTGAGAACATTTTGGATAATGACCCAAGGGACCTTATAGGAGACTTCTCCAAG GGTTACCTCTTTCATACCGTTGCTGGAAAGCATCAGGATTTAAAATACATCTCTCCAGAAATT ATCGCATCTGTTTTGAATGGCAAGTTTGCCAACCTCATTAAAGAGTTTGTCATCATCGACTGCCGATACCCATATGAATATGAGGGAGGCCACATCAAG GGTGCAGTGAACTTGCACATGGAAGAGGAGGTTGAAGAGTTCTTACTCAAGAAGCCCATCGTACCTACGGATGGCAAACGTGTTATCGTGGTGTTCCACTGCGAGTTTTCTTCTGAGCGAGGCCCTCGCAT GTGCCGATACGTGAGAGAGAGGGATCGGCTTGGTAACGAGTACCCCAAACTCCACTACCCAGAGCTATATGTCCTGAAGGGCGGATACAAGGAGTTCTTCCTGAAATGCCAG TCTCACTGCGAGCCCCCCAGCTACCGGCCCATGCACCACGAGGACTTTAAAGAAGACCTGAAGAAATTTCGCACCAAGAGCCGGACCTGGGCTGGGGAGAAGAGCAAAAGGGAGATGTACAGCCGCCTGAAGAAGCTCTGA
- the CDC25A gene encoding M-phase inducer phosphatase 1 isoform X1 → MELGPEPPHRRRLLFACSPPPAPQPVVKALFGTPAAGGLSPVTNLTVTMDQLQGLGSEYEQPMEVKNSSLQRMGSSESTDSGFSLDSPGPLDSKENLENPTRRINSLPQKLLGCSPALKRSHSDSLDHDVFQLIDQDENKENEVFEFKKPIRPASRGCLHLHGLEEGKDLFTQRQNSAPARMLSSNERDGSEPGNSIPFMPQSPVTPTLSDEDDGFMDLLDGDNLKNDEETPSCMASLWTAPLVMRRTTNLGNRCKLFDSPSASCSSTIRSVLKRPDRSLEESPGGNRKRRKSVAGASPEEAASPEKPQEILHHQSLSLASSPKGTIENILDNDPRDLIGDFSKGYLFHTVAGKHQDLKYISPEIIASVLNGKFANLIKEFVIIDCRYPYEYEGGHIKGAVNLHMEEEVEEFLLKKPIVPTDGKRVIVVFHCEFSSERGPRMCRYVRERDRLGNEYPKLHYPELYVLKGGYKEFFLKCQSHCEPPSYRPMHHEDFKEDLKKFRTKSRTWAGEKSKREMYSRLKKL, encoded by the exons ATGGAACTGGGCCCGGAGCCCCCGCACCGCCGCCGCCTGCTCTTCGCCTGCAGCCCCCCGCCCGCACCGCAGCCTGTCGTGAAGGCGCTGTTCGGCACGCCAGCCGCCGGGGGCCTGTCGCCTGTCACCAACCTGACGGTCACCATGGACCAGCTGCAGGGACTGGGCAG TGAGTATGAACAACCCATGGAGGTGAAAAACAGCAGTCTGCAGAGAATGGGCTCCTCCGAATCAACTGATTCAG gcttctctctggATTCTCCTGGGCCCTTGGATAGTAAAGAAAA CCTTGAAAATCCCACGAGGAGAATAAATTCCCTACCT CAGAAGCTCTTGGGGTGTAGCCCAGCTCTGAAGAGGAGCCATTCTGATTCTCTTGACCATGATGTCTTTCAGCTGATTGACCAGGATGAGAACAAGGAAAAT GAAGTCTTTGAGTTTAAGAAGCCAATAAGACCTGCGTCTCGAGGCTGCCTACACCTTCACGGACTGGAGGAGGGTAAAGATCTCTTCACACAGAGGCAGAACTCCGCCCCAGCTCGGATG CTTTCCTCAAATGAAAGAGATGGCAGCGAACCAGGGAATTCCATTCCTTTTATGCCCCAGTCACCTGTGACTCCCACTTTGTCTGATGAGGATGATGGCTTCATGGATCTTCTTGATGGAGACAATTTGAAG aaTGATGAAGAGACACCGTCCTGCATGGCCAGCCTCTGGACAGCTCCCCTTGTCATGAGAAGAACTACAAACCTG ggcAATCGCTGCAAGCTGTTTGACTCCCCTTCAGCGTCGTGTAGCTCTACCATCCGGTCAGTGTTGAAAAGGCCAGACCGATCACTAGAGGAGTCCCCAGGTGGAAACAGGAAGCGGAGGAAAAGCGTGGCTGGGGCCAGTCCGGAAGAGGCAGCTAGtccagagaagccccaggag ATTCTACATCATCAGTCTTTATCCCTAGCATCTTCCCCAAAAGGGACCATTGAGAACATTTTGGATAATGACCCAAGGGACCTTATAGGAGACTTCTCCAAG GGTTACCTCTTTCATACCGTTGCTGGAAAGCATCAGGATTTAAAATACATCTCTCCAGAAATT ATCGCATCTGTTTTGAATGGCAAGTTTGCCAACCTCATTAAAGAGTTTGTCATCATCGACTGCCGATACCCATATGAATATGAGGGAGGCCACATCAAG GGTGCAGTGAACTTGCACATGGAAGAGGAGGTTGAAGAGTTCTTACTCAAGAAGCCCATCGTACCTACGGATGGCAAACGTGTTATCGTGGTGTTCCACTGCGAGTTTTCTTCTGAGCGAGGCCCTCGCAT GTGCCGATACGTGAGAGAGAGGGATCGGCTTGGTAACGAGTACCCCAAACTCCACTACCCAGAGCTATATGTCCTGAAGGGCGGATACAAGGAGTTCTTCCTGAAATGCCAG TCTCACTGCGAGCCCCCCAGCTACCGGCCCATGCACCACGAGGACTTTAAAGAAGACCTGAAGAAATTTCGCACCAAGAGCCGGACCTGGGCTGGGGAGAAGAGCAAAAGGGAGATGTACAGCCGCCTGAAGAAGCTCTGA